A stretch of Lathyrus oleraceus cultivar Zhongwan6 chromosome 6, CAAS_Psat_ZW6_1.0, whole genome shotgun sequence DNA encodes these proteins:
- the LOC127097403 gene encoding uncharacterized protein LOC127097403, producing the protein MLRLELDVAILVQLLVLDLACLYFLKIVAAFRLAILDVVVDACARFSRNGFSWCVILQQLCGASFGCCCCYFPFAAFYNLFRQQLVCSFGRRHCRLRFAICNAAASVCIRHFSVPAIFLLHCLGIMYTYCIDFLQVPIPALNSLLSFICNRFDVAILFSWIFFRCG; encoded by the coding sequence ATGCTGCGTTTGGAATTGGATGTTGCAATTTTGGTTCAACTTCTGGTTTTGGATTTAGCGTGTTTGTACTTCCTTAAGATCGTCGCAGCTTTTAGACTTGCAATCTTGGATGTTGTTGTTGACGCGTGCGCACGTTTTTCGCGGAATGGCTTTTCGTGGTGTGTGATTTTGCAGCAACTTTGTGGTGCGTCGTTTGGTTGTTGCTGCTGCTATTTTCCATTTGCAGCTTTTTACAATTTGTTTCGGCAGCAGCTGGTGTGTAGTTTTGGTCGCCGTCATTGCCGTTTGCGTTTTGCTATTTGTAATGCTGCAGCTTCTGTTTGCATCAGGCATTTTTCTGTTCCTGCTATATTCTTACTGCATTGCCTTGGCATCATGTACACCTATTGTATCGACTTTCTCCAAGTTCCCATCCCCGCCTTGAATTCCTTGCTTAGTTTCATCTGTAACAGGTTTGATGTTGCTATCCTTTTCAGTTGGATTTTCTTCCGTTGTGGTTGA